In the genome of Raphanus sativus cultivar WK10039 chromosome 4, ASM80110v3, whole genome shotgun sequence, one region contains:
- the LOC108809294 gene encoding uncharacterized protein LOC108809294 isoform X4 gives MASHLPKSTPRLLFSFPSFVGRFAVSNRKIKELLNSSRRFEVKARTAASKTIEVEVDKPLGLTLGQKQGGGVVITGVEGGGNAAKAGLKSGDQVLYTSSFFGDELWPADKLGFTKTAIQAKPDSVYFVVSRGADLDVKKLNKRPAPPRFGRKLTETQKGFDKYMNLVLDEAEEVSLKKINRKPFVSPP, from the exons ATGGCGAGCCATCTCCCAAAGTCCACTCCtcgtcttctcttctctttcccCAG TTTCGTTGGAAGATTCGCTGTATCAAACCGAAAGATCAAAGAGTTATTAAACAGTTCGAGAAGGTTCGAAGTCAAAGCGAGGACAGCAGCTTCGAAAACCATAGAGGTTGAAGTGGACAAGCCTTTGGGTCTAACTCTAGGGCAGAAGCAAGGTGGTGGAGTTGTCATCact GGTGTGGAAGGAGGTGGGAACGCAGCAAAAGCTGGTCTTAAATCTGGTGATCAAGTTCTGTACACAAGCAGCTTCTTTGGAGATGAGCTTTGGCCTGCTGATAAGTTGGGGTTCACTAAAACCGCTATTCAGGCCAAACCTGATTCTGTCTACTTTGTTGTCAGCAG AGGTGCAGATCTTGATGTGAAGAAGCTAAATAAGCGTCCGGCCCCTCCTCGGTTTGGAAGAAAGCTAACCGAGACTCAGAAG GGTTTTGACAAGTACATGAACCTAGTGTTGGATGAAGCTGAAGAAGTGAGCCTCAAGAAGATTAACAGGAAACCATTTG TGTCTCCGCCATGA
- the LOC108809294 gene encoding uncharacterized protein LOC108809294 isoform X3 gives MASHLPKSTPRLLFSFPSFVGRFAVSNRKIKELLNSSRRFEVKARTAASKTIEVEVDKPLGLTLGQKQGGGVVITGVEGGGNAAKAGLKSGDQVLYTSSFFGDELWPADKLGFTKTAIQAKPDSVYFVVSRGADLDVKKLNKRPAPPRFGRKLTETQKGFDKYMNLVLDEAEEVSLKKINRKPFEKLPEELE, from the exons ATGGCGAGCCATCTCCCAAAGTCCACTCCtcgtcttctcttctctttcccCAG TTTCGTTGGAAGATTCGCTGTATCAAACCGAAAGATCAAAGAGTTATTAAACAGTTCGAGAAGGTTCGAAGTCAAAGCGAGGACAGCAGCTTCGAAAACCATAGAGGTTGAAGTGGACAAGCCTTTGGGTCTAACTCTAGGGCAGAAGCAAGGTGGTGGAGTTGTCATCact GGTGTGGAAGGAGGTGGGAACGCAGCAAAAGCTGGTCTTAAATCTGGTGATCAAGTTCTGTACACAAGCAGCTTCTTTGGAGATGAGCTTTGGCCTGCTGATAAGTTGGGGTTCACTAAAACCGCTATTCAGGCCAAACCTGATTCTGTCTACTTTGTTGTCAGCAG AGGTGCAGATCTTGATGTGAAGAAGCTAAATAAGCGTCCGGCCCCTCCTCGGTTTGGAAGAAAGCTAACCGAGACTCAGAAG GGTTTTGACAAGTACATGAACCTAGTGTTGGATGAAGCTGAAGAAGTGAGCCTCAAGAAGATTAACAGGAAACCATTTG AGAAACTACCAGAAGAGTTGGAATGA
- the LOC108809294 gene encoding uncharacterized protein LOC108809294 isoform X2 yields the protein MASHLPKSTPRLLFSFPSFVGRFAVSNRKIKELLNSSRRFEVKARTAASKTIEVEVDKPLGLTLGQKQGGGVVITGVEGGGNAAKAGLKSGDQVLYTSSFFGDELWPADKLGFTKTAIQAKPDSVYFVVSRGADLDVKKLNKRPAPPRFGRKLTETQKGFDKYMNLVLDEAEEVSLKKINRKPFGEFTKKQKSPTNNLYF from the exons ATGGCGAGCCATCTCCCAAAGTCCACTCCtcgtcttctcttctctttcccCAG TTTCGTTGGAAGATTCGCTGTATCAAACCGAAAGATCAAAGAGTTATTAAACAGTTCGAGAAGGTTCGAAGTCAAAGCGAGGACAGCAGCTTCGAAAACCATAGAGGTTGAAGTGGACAAGCCTTTGGGTCTAACTCTAGGGCAGAAGCAAGGTGGTGGAGTTGTCATCact GGTGTGGAAGGAGGTGGGAACGCAGCAAAAGCTGGTCTTAAATCTGGTGATCAAGTTCTGTACACAAGCAGCTTCTTTGGAGATGAGCTTTGGCCTGCTGATAAGTTGGGGTTCACTAAAACCGCTATTCAGGCCAAACCTGATTCTGTCTACTTTGTTGTCAGCAG AGGTGCAGATCTTGATGTGAAGAAGCTAAATAAGCGTCCGGCCCCTCCTCGGTTTGGAAGAAAGCTAACCGAGACTCAGAAG GGTTTTGACAAGTACATGAACCTAGTGTTGGATGAAGCTGAAGAAGTGAGCCTCAAGAAGATTAACAGGAAACCATTTGGTGAGTTtactaagaaacaaaaaagtcctaccaataatctatatttttag